A stretch of DNA from Sugiyamaella lignohabitans strain CBS 10342 chromosome B, complete sequence:
ATGATGTTAGTTTGCTGTCTCACAAAATCAGATAACAGAAAAACACTTACGGAGATTCTCCAAGATAATGCGGGGTAGGTATTTTGGGAGCCAATAATGGCTTCTGCTTTTGGTTGGGAGCTGTCTCGTGAGCCTGATGCTTGCGAAATCCCCAAAAATCGCCGAGAACTTTACTAATGGAGTTGCTGATGGATGCTAATGAAATAGACCGTTTGTTTCCAGAGCTATCAACAACGGTTTCAGTTGCACGATCTTCTCTTTCGCCATGTCGTGCTTTATGCTGTTTCTGACGGTTATATGGATGACTTGAAGTGGCTGTAGAGCGGACACCTCCCAGAGCCCCGCTTCGCAACGCTCCAGCACGGTGATAAGTCTCAGGCCTGAGCCTATTTGAATTACTGCCTCTTAGATTGCTATCCATAATAGCTAACTTTAATACAATTGCGCTTGAAAAAATAGTGAATTTCTCAGTTCTTCGTTGGTGGCTTTGCGAATGATGTATTCGAAAAGATTTGAATTCTGGATACTCTGCTAAGTATTTTCGAGTTTTTGTCAGAACACCGTCAAAGCCTTTGAACAGACCAGATAGATCTTATAAAACTTTCCAGAGTACCCCCCAAATCAATCTGCTAGTCTAGGTCTTTTGACCCTACGATGAATTTTGATCCCCTTGGCAAGTGAAAtcgataaataaatatttagtACACAAACATTTGCTCGTTAAGAATCTTGGGCGAAGCGCCGCATATAGGTCATGTGACAATAACATAATAACAGGTTTTTCGCTTCCTCTTGAGCAACTTTCTTGTTGAAATCTTTAGTACCATAGAAAGATACTCCCTGAAGTCAATATCGTAGTGGGAATAATTCTGTATTAATTGGATTAAGGGACCACACAGAGGAAACCCACTAGTTGACTCTTAGATACCACTAAACTTACAATTATCACGTGATGGGATCAAATTCCTGCGGAGTGTCATTCATCGCTAATCCTTGTTATTTAACAGACGACAGGGGATATTTCAGCGTGAACCCCGGCTTGTGAATATGCACGACAATCCCTGTAAGCAGTGAAGACCATCCTACTTTGGCGACTGGGATCCGCCCAGTTCTAGATGCCATCGCTCTTGTTTCTTTAATATTATAACAACATCTATAGCTCGCCCAGAGAGCTCTAATATATACCTCGTACAAGTGTTGAGTATAGTCAAGGTTTGTATCCGTCCCTTCGCTATTATTTAAAGTTTAACTTGAAATATACAACGGCAACTAGTTTACTAGACTGAGGCGCCAGCAACTGGCTTTCATCCAGTGTATCGAGACACCTCAGTAAGACACTGTTCTACTGAATGCACATTAACCGCTCCGTTTATTAGTTAAAATCTACACTGCTCGACAACAGGGATCGAAATTAATTGGATGATGCATGCAAGTATAATTTCTAGCCCTGTTACTGATGTCTGTGCCTCAATGGTTTTGCTGCGACCATGGACGCGAAACTCTCAGTTGTCAAGGGTGGAGAAATGTACATTCTCCTAATACCCTTgaatgaaatatatttaacTTCACAAAGTTAATTAAATAGAATGGAATCTGATACCCGCTAACAGGAGCAAAGCCTACGGCGCGACAAATGTCACGTACCCAGCTAAAACTAATTTAAAACCCATTCCAATATTAACACATGTATTAGTCTCCGTTAGTGTACTCGCGCTCCATACCCTGGCCAACCACAACCCTGTCACAACCACCACGTCAAGCCTACAGGATGATACTTGATCTTCGCTATTAGCGCGATTAAAAGCAAGGGAGGCATCCGTTGTTATATAAAACGTTATATCGCTTTCACGCATCACTACAGATATACCCCTGTTACGTGGTTAACTTGACGCCCGACTCGCGtagaaaaaagcaaaaaaataaaaaagctTTGGACACTGCTCGGTTTAAAAATCTCTCTTCTACCCTTTACCTTATCGAGGAAATAGGTGAACTCACGTACATCTGGCAATCTGCTGCAAAGAACACGTACGGTCAAAAGCCAAACTGCGAAAATTTCAAACACTCCTTTACCGATATCACTTTGTTCAGAACAATAATTCCTGCGTTTCTTCGGTAACTAGAAGGATATTGGTCACTGTTTGTTCAAAGGTTTCGTATTTctgtttgaattttttggaTTGATTTCTTTGTCTTGCTTATTGTCTGACTGGAGATCTGTATTCCATATCGTGATCATATCTTTTGCGTGTATTGGTTGCTTATATTCATCTTTTATACTGGCGAGTAGCTAGACAGAAGTGAGAGGAGCGTGTAAGGATAATTTCGCATTGAAGGAATTAGTTGGTTATAATCTGATTGCCCATTGATATACACGTAACAAAGCCGATCAAGGACGAAGATCGGACTGTATTTTGGCGGTCAAAAGGTAATTGTCGGACTTTTGCTTATTCATAAgtctttcttttgaattgGAAATTCAGTTCTTTTCTTGATACCAGAATGGTGCGAAGTGGCATGCGCATTATGCGCTTTTTAGTGGTGGCCACTCTGCTTATTGTCGTCGTGTACAGGCTATCCACTGAAAGGGTAAATATCACTGATTATGTGACAAAATCGACTTCCTCTACCCAAGTAAAGGGGACTTCAGGCGCTTTGgcttctgccgctgccaaAAAACTGGATGCTAATAAAGACCAGGTCGTCATGAAGTCTGAAAATGACAAAGCCCTTTCTGCGCCCTATGAGAAGGCATCGGCCACTTTTGTGTCATTAGCTCGTAATTCTGATCTCTGGGACCTTATCGATTCGATCCGCATGGTTGAAGACAGATTCAATCACCGATACCATTACGACTGGGTCTTCTTGAACGATGATGAATTCACCGAGGAGTTTAAGGACACTATCTCGAGATATGTTTCTGGAAAGGCCACGTTTGGTCTAATTCCCAAGGAACACTGGGGCTTTCCTGAGTGGATTGATAAGGAGAAAGCTGCTCTTGTTCGTGAACAGATGCGTAACGACAAGGTTATTTATGGTGACTCTATTCCATACAGACACATGTGCAGATATGAATCAGGATTTTTCTGGAGACACCCTGCTCTTGATCCTTACAAGTTCTACTGGAGAGTTGAACCCCATATCAAATTGTTCTGTGACATTGATTATGACGTTTTTAAGTTCAtggaggagaagaagctcaagTACGGCTTCACTATCTCTCTATATGAATATGAGACCACCATTAAGACTCTGTGGAAAACTACAAAGGAGTTTATTGATGCTAATCCTCAATATGTTTCGCCTAACTCGCTCATGGACTTCATTTCTGATGACAAGGGTGAGACTTATAACAGATGTCATTTCTGGTCCAATTTTGAAGTAGCTAGTCTTGACTTCTGGCGTGGTGAAGCATACCAGAAGTACTTTGAGCACCTTGACAAGGCTGGTGGTTTCTTTTATGAACGATGGGGTGATGCTCCTGTCCACTCCCTCGCTGCCTCACTCTTCCTTGACAAAGATGAGGTTCATTACTTCCAAGACATTGGCTATTGGCACAATCCTTTCAGCAATTGTCCTACTGAAAAGGAAGAACGTCTTAGACTAAAATGTACTTGTAATCCTGCGCGGGACCATGATAACAACTTTACCTGGAAGGATTATAGTTGCACGCCTAAGTTTTTCAACGCCAAGGGTCTCCAGCGTCCTAAGGGCTGGGAAGATCAAACTTAGTTATATATAGCGTATGTTAATTATAAATTGTTTATTGACTGGTTAGATTATTTTGTGAGCTATATTTTTGCAAATGGAAGCGTACTATTTGTTATCTCTTCGGACACTAACCAGCGGTATGTGCATTTGGAATAGTGCGGCTTATGCTTGATACGCCAACATCTTGAACACATGAAACCAACATAGTAATGGACAAACATACGTTACTTACAACTCCAAACACACTTATAACAGTATGGCCATCAGATATATACTTTTACTATCGCGGCAAGGCAAGGTCCGTCTTGCCAAATGGTTTGAAACACTTGGCACCAAAGACAAGGCCAAGATTGTTAAGGAAGTTACGACATTAGTACTGGGCAGAAGAACCAAGATGTGCAACTTTCTTGAATACAGAGGTAAGTTTTGTTGGCATTATTCATAGGGGTTATTGGTCCGCGGTTCAGGTATTGAAACAATATCTGTGATCCAGCTGGAGATCTGGGTCTAACCAATCTAGACTCAAAAATTGTGTACCGTCGATATGCCTCTCTCTTTTTCGTTGCCGGAATTGATCAGGAAGACAATGAATTACTCGCATTAGAAATCATTCACCGATATGTAGAACAAATGGACAAGTACTATGGAAATGTCTGTGAATTGGATATCATATTCAACTTTCAGAAAGCatattatattttagaTGAGATTCTAATTGCGGGAGAACTACAAGAGTCTTCGAAGCGAGATGTCCTCCGGCGGATAGCCCAACAGGACGCGCTCGAAGCGGCAGaaaacgaagaagaaggcaTTTCACGGCTATTATCATGAGCATAGCATCCCTTATTTATAGACtgaagaataaataaatgagaTAGCTTGAGGAGCTTCTTGGATGAACTGTAATAAAAATTCCCTCTCGAACTTAGTTTGTTCGTCTATTGCCTTAAATTCTACACACAAGTATTTCTATCAAATAATATGCATCTAAACAGATCTCTTTCCTTCAAAAATTTCTTGCGTTCCCACGTGAATATCTTTAAATGACTTGAATACAGAATATGGGATGTGCTCTCTTTCACAGTAGGTGATGAGATCTCTACCCTCCTTGGCAAAAAGTAAATCCGTCTCTTTAGCTGCAGACAGATCAGAGACGCCGTCACCACAGTACAACAGAACAGGACGTTTTGCCTTCTCCAAATCAGCGTAGGGCCTAATAGCGCGCGACTTGTCATGACCAAAGCTTGATTCGTCTCTGTAAACGATGTGCCATGAACCATCATCATTGATTTTAACATCATTGGAAACGATTTCTATTTCGCTGGCAGCTTGCTCTCCGACGAGTTTCGTCAATAAAGCGAAGATAATTGGTTTCATTCCACTTGAAACAATCACTACGGGAACGTTATTTGCACGTGCCCATTgataaaaatcaacaaaccCAGGATCAAGCTGAACATGTTTTAAAAGGAAATCAATACACTCGGGGAAAGGAGTGTGGATAGACTCGAGCATTTCGTGAAATCCATCTCTAAAGGAAGTCTTACCTTCCAAAATATCTTGATTAATCTCTCTTCTACGCTGGACACCAAACCCCAATTCATCGGTAAGATAATCGTTGGAATCCTGTAAAGTAACAGTTCCATCCCAGTCAGTGAAGACGATAACCTTGGGGCTGGTTCTGAGAGCTGGTAACTCTGAAGTAGCCATTTTGTTATCTATCACAATGACTAAATTTCAAATGAAGAATCGTAGGTCTGACTGTTCGCTTCTTATTGTCAAGCTTATGCAGATAGTTAT
This window harbors:
- the KTR1 gene encoding alpha-1,2-mannosyltransferase KTR1 (Alpha-1,2-mannosyltransferase; involved in O- and N-linked protein glycosylation; type II membrane protein; member of the KRE2/MNT1 mannosyltransferase family; relocalizes from vacuole to cytoplasm upon DNA replication stress; GO_component: GO:0005794 - Golgi apparatus [Evidence IEA]; GO_component: GO:0005794 - Golgi apparatus [Evidence IDA] [PMID 8631921]; GO_component: GO:0000139 - Golgi membrane [Evidence IEA]; GO_component: GO:0000329 - fungal-type vacuole membrane [Evidence IDA] [PMID 22842922]; GO_component: GO:0016021 - integral component of membrane [Evidence IEA]; GO_component: GO:0016020 - membrane [Evidence IEA,IEA]; GO_function: GO:0000026 - alpha-1,2-mannosyltransferase activity [Evidence IDA] [PMID 9020857]; GO_function: GO:0000026 - alpha-1,2-mannosyltransferase activity [Evidence IMP] [PMID 9182588]; GO_function: GO:0000030 - mannosyltransferase activity [Evidence IEA]; GO_function: GO:0016740 - transferase activity [Evidence IEA]; GO_function: GO:0016757 - transferase activity, transferring glycosyl groups [Evidence IEA]; GO_process: GO:0097502 - mannosylation [Evidence IEA]; GO_process: GO:0006487 - protein N-linked glycosylation [Evidence IGI] [PMID 9182588]; GO_process: GO:0006493 - protein O-linked glycosylation [Evidence IGI] [PMID 9182588]; GO_process: GO:0006486 - protein glycosylation [Evidence IEA,IEA]), encoding MRIMRFLVVATLLIVVVYRLSTERVNITDYVTKSTSSTQVKGTSGALASAAAKKLDANKDQVVMKSENDKALSAPYEKASATFVSLARNSDLWDLIDSIRMVEDRFNHRYHYDWVFLNDDEFTEEFKDTISRYVSGKATFGLIPKEHWGFPEWIDKEKAALVREQMRNDKVIYGDSIPYRHMCRYESGFFWRHPALDPYKFYWRVEPHIKLFCDIDYDVFKFMEEKKLKYGFTISLYEYETTIKTLWKTTKEFIDANPQYVSPNSLMDFISDDKGETYNRCHFWSNFEVASLDFWRGEAYQKYFEHLDKAGGFFYERWGDAPVHSLAASLFLDKDEVHYFQDIGYWHNPFSNCPTEKEERLRLKCTCNPARDHDNNFTWKDYSCTPKFFNAKGLQRPKGWEDQT